The Petrotoga sibirica DSM 13575 DNA window ATGTCAGAAATTGGCTTGATTAAAAATGGCATCATTGCTGCTTCAAAAGATAAGATTATCTATGTTGGAAGTGGTGACTTGCCAAAAGACATAGAAATATCTCAAGATGCAAAAATTATAAACGCCCAAGGAAAGACTGTAACGCCTGGTTTGATAGATCCTCACACTCATTTGGTTCATGGAGGCTCAAGGGAATACGAATTATTTAAGAAATTAAAAGGTGAAAGTTATTTAGATATTTTAAGTTCTGGAGGAGGAATATACGACACCGTAGAATCAACAAAAAAAACGTCTTTTGAAGAATTACTTAAAAAGGCAGAAAAAAGTTTAAATAGAATGTTGTCTTATGGAGTAACAACCGTTGAAGCAAAAAGCGGATACGGACTCGATGACTTTGACACTGAGTTGAAACAGCTTGAAGTCATAAGAGAACTCAATAGAATCCATCCGGTAGATTTGGTCCCAACCTTTTTGGGAGCCCATGCCGTACCTAAAAAGTACGAAGGCAACGTCGATAAATTCGTAGATATACTTATAAGAGAAATGATCCCGTATGTGGCAGAAAAAGATTTAGCTAAATTTTGTGATATATTCTGTGAAAAAGGAGTTTTCTTAGTTGATCAATCCAGGAAAATACTCTCTGCTGCAAAAGAACACGGCCTATTTCTCAAAATTCATGCAGATGAAATAGAACCTTTAGGAGGTGCCGAATTAGCTGCTGAGTTAGGTTGTATTTCAGCTGATCATTTGGTTGGTGCAAGTGATGAAGGTTTGAAAAAAATGGCCAAGAGCAATGTTATAGCCACGCTACTTCCTACGACAACCTTCTTTTTGCAAAGTGAGAAGTATGCAAACGCTAGAAAGATGATTGATCTTGGTATACCAATCGCATTATCGACAGATTATAACCCAGGAAGTTCGCCTACAGAAAATTTACAATTGGTTATGACGTTTGGGGCACTAAAATTACATATGAATCCAAAGGAAATAATTACATCGGTCACTATTAATGCCGCTTGCGCGTTGAAATTAGAGGATAAAATCGGAAGTTTAGAAGTAGGTAAAAAAGCTGATATAACAATTTTCGATGTCCCAAATATAGAATACCTAATATATCACTTCGGAGTAAACCACACTCAAACTGTTATAAAAAATGGAGAAGTGTATGATATAGCCGCGGTCTCTTGACAAAGCCTATAACGTAGTGTATAATAATTTTGATATCTTGACATAAGTAACTTTTTCCGCCGGGGTGGTGGAATTGGTAG harbors:
- the hutI gene encoding imidazolonepropionase — protein: METNMSEKATLVIKNISNLITMKGPNRPRKKEEMSEIGLIKNGIIAASKDKIIYVGSGDLPKDIEISQDAKIINAQGKTVTPGLIDPHTHLVHGGSREYELFKKLKGESYLDILSSGGGIYDTVESTKKTSFEELLKKAEKSLNRMLSYGVTTVEAKSGYGLDDFDTELKQLEVIRELNRIHPVDLVPTFLGAHAVPKKYEGNVDKFVDILIREMIPYVAEKDLAKFCDIFCEKGVFLVDQSRKILSAAKEHGLFLKIHADEIEPLGGAELAAELGCISADHLVGASDEGLKKMAKSNVIATLLPTTTFFLQSEKYANARKMIDLGIPIALSTDYNPGSSPTENLQLVMTFGALKLHMNPKEIITSVTINAACALKLEDKIGSLEVGKKADITIFDVPNIEYLIYHFGVNHTQTVIKNGEVYDIAAVS